GTGACGGCCCCAAAGCCCGCGGTCGAATTACGTTGTGCAACCAACACAAATCTGCCCGACGGAGCATAGGCGTTTACCTCCTGGTTCACCACCGATACATGGCCATCCGGATTCGTGACGAGCGGGAAAGGGGTTGCCGCCGGTGTAATGAATTCCGCCAGTTCGGACGGGGACGACAGCAAAGCGATACGAACATTGTCCGCGGATTGACTTACGGCGCGGCAGGAGATGAAGTCTACCCGGAAACTCGATCCTTGCGTCACGTTGTAAGAAATCGAACCCGTACTCCCTTGCTGCAGTTCGATAGAACCGTCGTTGAATTCTCCGACTAACGTAAACTGCAACGGAGTTCCCTGGCTCGGCGCGTTGGCGAGCGTAACCGGCACTGGCGTGTTGCCGATAGTGACCGGCAAGGGCGACTCGGGAAGGGTGACCGGCAAGGGCGTGTTGCCAATGTTCACGATACCGCTGACGGTGGGGCCGGCTTGCGTCGGCGTTGCGTTAACTCCCGCGATAATCGCGACCATCACGCTCAGCCCCAGGATGGATACTGCATATCGGTTCAGTCGATTCATTCTCTCCTCCGCGTGCTAGTGAAAATTCCAGACTTCCAAGGCTGCTCTTACGGGTAATACGGCCGGCCTAACTCTTGTGTATTTTCATGTCCACGCTAGTGTCCTCTCCAAACCGGATTGTCTCCCGCACAGGAAGTGGCCTCGATGCCTTCGCCCCCCACAAGAGTGGCGGATTCTTATACCGGCTCCGAAAATGTCGTGACAAGTGGCCTTTTTTCTCCCAGTGCTGTGGTTGGTGGACCCCTACGCCCACTCGCAGAATGTCAGGGTCGCCCGCCCGCTCGGCTTGCGCCCGGATCGGAAGGCTAGGGATGGCGTGCGCCCGTGGAGGTTCGAGCCCGCCCTGAAGGACGGCCGCCCGGTGGCGCTGCAGATCAACGTCGAAGTAAACTTCAGGCTCTACGAGAATAGTTCGCTGTAGCAATTACAAGCGAAAAGGAGAGAGGTAACCGGCGTCTCTCTTTCGTTTTTTGCGGCGTTCGCATGCGACCGCCCTCTCCGACCGTCTTTTCGTCCTGATTGACTCCATTCGATTCCGCCGCTCCGGGTCTGGCAACCTGCAGACGATCCACTATGTGTGAAAAAGGAGACAGGCGATATATCATGCATCCGCCCGGCATCCCCCAAACCTGTCTCCGTCTTTCGGCTCTACGGGAGGTATGCAAAGGCCATGCCATCTGCATTCTGGATAATCGGCGCTTTCGGCTGTCGATCCCAGCGCCTCGTCACCCAGGTCCTCGCTTTGCTCCTTGCTACTTTCGTGGCAGGGGCGACTGTGGCGAGCGGCGCCTCTGGTCATCCAGAAGCGGAAGTGCTTCCCAATTCCGTAGAGTTGCTGCCAGGTGGCCAGAGGACGCGGGTGTTAGTA
The nucleotide sequence above comes from Terriglobia bacterium. Encoded proteins:
- a CDS encoding energy transducer TonB, which gives rise to MAFFLPVLWLVDPYAHSQNVRVARPLGLRPDRKARDGVRPWRFEPALKDGRPVALQINVEVNFRLYENSSL